Proteins encoded by one window of Castor canadensis chromosome 2, mCasCan1.hap1v2, whole genome shotgun sequence:
- the Btg4 gene encoding protein BTG4, whose amino-acid sequence MRDEIATAVFFVTRLAKKHEKLSKQQIEVFAEKLMRILFETYRGHWHPGYPSKGQAFRCIRINNNQNKDPILEKACTESNVKFSHLGLPTEMTIWVDPSEVCCRYGEKSHPFTIASFKGRWEEWELALQISYAVNRATLDDSSGTTSDEESCREPRAIPKVSNPKSIYQVENLKQPFQPWCCIPRRRNVVGGSVDLLAKAYHAAHRSLRCYRPAVCRVDRYHWVNTSDNPEARSAVGELRGEAVVPLKQKRV is encoded by the exons ATGAGAGACGAAATTGCAACAGCAGTTTTCTTCGTCACAAGACtggcaaaaaaacatgaaaaactgaGTAAACAGCAAATAGAGGTCTTTGCAGAAAAGTTGATGAGAATCTTGTTTGAAACATACAGAGGTCACTGGCACCCTGGTTACCCTTCTAAAGGACAAGCCTTCAG GTGTATCAGGATAAACAATAATCAGAATAAAGACCCTATTTTGGAAAAGGCTTGTACTGAGAGTAATGTGAAATTTTCTCACCTGGGACTGCCAACGGAGATGACCATATGGGTAGATCCTTCTGAAGTGTGCTGTAG GTATGGTGAGAAAAGTCACCCATTTACAATCGCTTCTTTTAAAGGCAGATGGGAGGAATGGGAACTAGCTCTCCAAATTAGTTATGCTGTTAACAGAGCCACCTTGGATGACTCCTCTGGCACCACTTCTGATGAAGAAAGTTGTAGGGAGCCTCGGGCCATTCCTAAAGTCAGCAATCCCAAGAGCATCTATCAG gTTGAAAACCTCAAACAGCCCTTCCAACCTTGGTGCTGCATCCCCCGCAGAAGGAATGTGGTGGGTGGTAGTGTGGACCTCCTAGCTAAGGCGTACCATGCTGCACATAGGAGCCTCAGGTGTTACAGGCCCGCAGTGTGCCGCGTGGACAGGTACCACTGGGTCAACACAAGTGATAACCCAGAGGCAAGGAGTGCAGTAGGAGAGCTCAGAGGAGAGGCTGTGGTTCCCCTAAAACAAAAACGAGtttaa